ttttcgtggctacagaggcttgcggcggcggaactcccgatctattctgttccccgatcattttagggtatatggatatatataggcggaagaaatacgtcaggggagccacaaggggcccacgagggtggagggcgcaccccctgcctcatgcctccctcgtttctttcctgacgtgcactccaagtctacctggttgctttctttccaaaaataacttctccagaaggtttcattccgtttcgactccgtttgatattccttttcttcgaaacactgaaacaagggaaaaaacaggaactggcactgggctctgggtcaataggttagtcccaaaagtaatatgaaagtgtttaataaagcccataaacatccaaaacagataatataatagcatggaacaatcaaaaattatagatacgttggagacgtatcactacttTGACACAACCAACCTGTTGTTCAAATATCAGAAATTCCGGTAGCATTTTCGTATGGCTAGGCATCTTTTCAACCGTATTGGAGAGGGGGTGGTCGGATACAATAACTAtttcgagtgcaaagaggatgcccTTGGAAAGATTGGCTTCTCACCTTTTTAGAAATGCACTGCAGCCATCCGGATctggatgcttgcatacggagtgccCGGTGATCTCATTGATGAGTATGTCCGTATGAGCGAGCTACATGCATAGAGTCCATGTACTGGTTCTGCAAGGTTGTGATTGttgtgtttggccctgagtacttgagagagccggCTGCTCAAGATACAGCCCGCTTGTTGGCGATAAATGCTAGCAGGGGCCTCCCAGGGATGCTTGGCAGTATAGACTGCATGCACTGGGAATGGAAGAACTGCCCTTCTGTTTGGCAAGGGCAGTATAAGGGCCATGTCAGAGCTTGCACTGTCATACTTGATGTCGTGGCCTCACAAGATCTCTGGATCTGGCACTCTTTCTTCGGCATGGCTGGATCGCACAATGATATCAATGTCCTTCAACGCTCGCCGGTGTTTGCAAGGCTTGCCGAGGCAACAACCCGCCGGTGAATATCATCAACTGCCATAACTACGACAAAGGACACTACCTAggtgacggtatctatcctcgGTGGACCACTATTGTGAAGACAATCCCCAACCCTTTCGGAGAGAAGAGGAAATTTGCtcaagagcaagagagtgctaggaaggatgtcgagcgtgccttccgtgttctgcaatctcgatggggcatcgttcggtatcctgctaGAACTTGGAGCGCCAAGAAGtcgtgggaggtgatgactgcttgtgtgatcatgcacaatattgtaacgcccacgatgcggctatatctcctacgtgtcgaggcacgacttagaggcataaccgcattgtggttttgtcgcaagaagggtcatcttcacataatcccatgtaatgaacaagaatgggataaagagttggcttacaatcgccacttcacacaatacataaatataattcatacatcatccaaaatccacacatagaccgactacggtcagaatccaaataaaaataagacaaccccaaatgttagatccccgatcgtcccaactgggctccactactgatcatcaggaaaacacacatagtaacgaccacgttcctcatcgaactcccacttgaggtcgatctcatcaactgcactggcatcgtcggcacctgcaactgttttggtagaatctgtgagtcacgaggactcagcaatctcacacccgcgagatcaagactatttaagcttataggaaaggatggtgtaatgaggtggagctgcagcaggcactaagcatatatggtagctaacatacgcaaaagagagcgagaagagaagcaacggaacggtcgtcatctagcaatgaccaagaagtgatcctgaactcctacttacgtcattcataactcaaaccgtgttcacttcccggactccgccgagaagagaccatcaccgctacacacacggttgatgtattttaattaagtcaagtgacaagttctctacaaccagacattaacaaattcccatctgcctcataactgcgggcacggctttcgaaagatattaccctgcaggggtgtcccaacttagcccatcataagctctcacggttaacgaaggataaaccttctcccggaaagacccgatcagtctcggaatcccggtttacaagacatttcgacaatggtaaaacaagaccagcaaagccgcccgatgtgccgacaaatcccgataggagctgcacatatctcgttctcagggcacaacggatgagccagacgtcgggttggcatagaccctggttgcccagggggcgccggacatcgctcggtttgggctagcactcgaaggagcactggtccgggggtttaaataaagatgaccctcgggctcgcgaaaaccccggggaaaaaggcttaggtggcaaatggtaaaaccaaagttgggccttgctagaggagttttattcaaggcgaactgtcaagggggtcccataaatcacccaaccgcgtaaggaacgcaaactcaaggaacataataccggtaagacagaaactagggcggcaagagtggaacaaaacaccaggcataaggccgagccttccaccctttaccaaatatatagatgcattaattaaataagagatattgtgatatcccaatatatccatgttccaacatggaacaaacttcaacttcacctgcaactaacaacgctataagaagggctgagcaaaagcggtgacttggccaaacaacggtttgctaggaaaagatggttagaggctgacatggcaataagggagacatgatatagcaagtgataggtagcgcagcatggtattagaatgaacaactagcaaggcaaagatagaagtgatttcgagggtatggtcatcttgcctgcaaggttctcagagttgtcgaaagcttgatcctcgtaagcgtactcaacaggttcctcgttcacgaactcgtctcccggctgtGTTCGATCCAGATCTGGCCGGGGCTCGTCGAGGTCGCCGGAGCTCCTGCCGGacggggaggagggagaggacggcggccggagggagagggcgtcGAGGAGGCCGGGCGGAGGGAGGCGCGggcggacgcggcggcggcgcaacgacggcggcggcgcggtggacggcgacgaggcggcggggccggccggcgcgggcgcggcggcgagAGGCGCGCGCGGGGCGTGGTGcgggctcgggccgcgggggccggggacgggctccggcgggccgcgcggtggaggagagagagagggggccgGCGGGGTGACGTGGCGCCCTCTGAttggtcgggcgcggcggcggatttttgtccggccggaccggacacgtccggcggcgaaGAGGGAGCGGAGCTAGGGTTGATCTGCGCGAGAATTTCGGGAgagacacatatttataggtagagggagctaggaggcacCAAATGAagtgtggttttcgcccacacgatcgtgatcgaacgacctagagcatggaagagagtttggtgggttttgggctgtttagagagggggttttactgcaacacacataaggtatctgcggttacccggttaaccgttggagtaccaaacgacctccaaatgaaacgaaacttgaccggtggtatgccaaggccacttgacaagcctcggtccattccgaaaacgtttgacacccgctcacgaaacgaaaacaaaaggggtgcaccggaggagatgggagcgccggattgcaaaacggacaacgggaaaaatgttcggatgcatgagacgaacacgtatgcaaatgcaatgcacatgatgacatgatatgaaatgcatgacatgaacaaaatgcaaaacgaaagacaaaacccgaccacgaagggaatatcataacacatagccggaaatggcaagagttggagttacaaatatggaaagttacatgcggggtgttacaaataTAATCGTAGAGGATGAGCGCCTGGAACATATCTACGATCAAgggtttcagtttcagggtgagaatATTGTGCCTGAGCATGAAGGAGGAGCGGCAACGTTTGCACAGTTCACCCAATTTCATCATGAAATGCGTGATTGAAAAACTCACATGCAGCTGCAAAATAATTTGGTTGAACATATGTAAGATCATGTTGGCAACAAGTAGATGTATCTTTTTTTAAAATGTATTTGAGACAATTTAATTTTTATTCGGCTTGTAAAACCATGATAAATTTATTTGGTTGTGAAACTATGTAAAATATGTACATATTTGTTGAAAAACAGCGGCCGGCCGACCACGCTAACAAATATGAGTCGGTGCATTGAGTGCACTCTCGATGTAAATTATAAACAGGATGGAGGCCACGCTAATAAATATGAGTCGGTACATTGAGTGCACTCTCTGTAAATTATAAACAGGCCGACGGATAAAAGCAGACAAAATCGTCACCCGTTTGATCGGCGCGTTGGAATTGCTCTAGTGTCTCGTGTGTACGACTGCCACTGCGAGATGGGACCCGTGGTGTGTGAGTTGTTGGGCGAAGCTTTTCTTCATGCTCTCGGCTTCCTTATCCTGCCTTCCCCTTCTCCCCTCCAACTGCTAGATCTAGAGTAGCCCCGTTAAAGCCCAAACAAAAACCCCACTGCGAGATCTGCGCATCTCGCCACACCACAACCACGACGGCCATGGCGGCGCCgcgcgtcctcctcctccttgccgccgcggccctcCTCGCCGTCTCCTCCGTCGGGGACGCTTCGGGCGAGGGCCCCCGCGGGCGCAAGCTGCTGGTGCTCGTCGACGATCTGGCCGTCCGCTCATCCCACTCGGCCTTCTTCGGCTCGCTCCAGGCCCGCGGgctagatctggagttccgcctCGCCGACGACCCCAAGCTCTCGCTCCACCGCTACGGTCAGTACCTCTACGACGGCCTCGTGCTCTTCGCCCCATCGACCCCGCGCTTCGGCGGATCGGTGGACCAGAATGCTGTTCTGGAGTTTATCGACGCCGGGCACGATATGATTCTGGCAGCAGATCATTCGGCTTCAGATCTGATCCGCGGCATCGCAACGGAGTGTGGGGTTGACTTTGATGAGGACCCGGAAGCAATGGTTATTGACCACATCAATTATGCCTCCAGTGAGGTTGAAGGTGACCACACCTTGATTGCTGGCGATGACCTGATCCAGTCAGATGTGATATTGGGGTCCAAAAAGATTGAGGCTCCTGTTCTGTTTCGAGGGATTGGGCATGCGGCCAATCCATCCAACAGCTTGGTTTTAAAGGTTCTATCTGCCTCGCCATCAGCGTATTCAGCAAATCCGGAGGCTAAGTTGGCATCCGTTCCATCTCTCACAGGGTCGGCCATATCACTGGTTTCTGTTATGCAGGCTAGGAATAATGCTCGTGTGTTGATATCTGGATCACTGGATTTGTTTAGCAACAGGTTCCTAAAGTCTGGTGTTCAGAAGGCTGGCAGCAAAATGAGCCATGACAAAGCTGGAAATGAACAATTTGTGACAGAGACGAGCAAATGGGTCTTCCATGAGAGGGGTCATCTGAAGGCAGTGAATGTCAAGCACCATAAGGTTGGGGAGACaaatgagcctagcatgtaccgCATCAATGATGACTTGGAATACTCAGTTGAGATATATGAATGGTCTGGTACAAGCTGGAAGCCATATGTTGCTGATGATGTTCAGATTCAATTTTTCATGATGAGCCCTTATGTTCTGAAAAACATGTCAACTGACAAAACGGCTGTATATTCAGCATCCTTCAAAGTTCCAGATGTTTATGGAGTTTTCCAGTTCAAGGTTGAGTACCAAAGGCTTGGATACACTGGCCTCTCTCTTGCAAAGCAGATTCCAGTGCGTCCATACAGGCATGATGAGTATGAGAGGTTCATAACTTCAGCGTTTCCATACTATGCTGCCTCATTTTCAACAATGGGAGCCTTCTTCATATTCTCAGTTGCGTACCTCTATCACAAATAGATAGCTCATCGAGTAGTGGAAGTAAATCAAGGTGGCGATGGAATTGTGATGTCATAAGCCTGGTGATCTTAGGTGCAATTTTATGGAACCATATTTTTGTAGCGCCAATCTGTAGTACCTTTATTTTTAAGAAATGGGCTTCTCCCTGCCCCCAACTTTTATTAACATTTTTGCTAATTTTCAGTTGACTGATTTTGATTTGGCTTTAAGCCAAATTTGTGGCCGTCTGATTTCAGCACGGATCTCAGCGTGCTGTGTGCCTGCCGTCCCCGTGCGTGTGTGATGGCTTTTATTGGGTTCCGGGTTTTGTCTTCCCACCTGTTTTGGACCCATGACCGTCACACGAGTAGATCTTTTGAATTTTCTATTGGATCAGGAAGCCTGTGGTCTTATTAGTTTTTCAAAATGGAAATTCAGTAATGATCATATTTTATTAGCATATATAGGTTCAGATATAACTTTACTCAGAAACAAATTATTGGTTGTTCTGATGTATGTTCAATAGCTCAATTTTGTTTTGATCTGCTACGCCTAGTCATTGTTAGTCCTAGTCTGTCTCTAATTAGTGATGCGAAAATAGCTATATCAGGATTGAGGTCTGCAGCAGCAATTGTTTTGCTGGTTTCTGGGGAAGTTCTGGCGATTCAGTTCAGTCCCGAGGCCACGGTTTTTGTCTTTGTTGTCTATACTTAATCTCCATCAGTTAAGGCCTGGTGTTCCACGATTTTTCGTCAAACCGGGGCCTGGCTGGTGGTGTTTTCCCGGCTCATTTCAGTGGGGGTTCAGAGCCATTTTGTTTGGCACTAAGTTTGCATGGCTGTTGTACGAGAAGAGCAGTTGCCACTGTAAAATATATCATCGAGCTGCTGTCATCCTCATGTCATTGAGATGCAAAATTTGCAACTGTCCTAACCGAGCTGGCTTGCTGCTGCAGATTTTCCTCTGTTTCATCGTTCAGATTTTGCTTTCCGTTCCTCAACACTATCAATTTATCGTAGTAGACATTCATATTTCATTTTGCTCTTCGATCCCTTTGAAGCCATGTGGAGCAGTCTCCCCATGAGCATGTTGTACCTCAGGGCAGAGCGCTCCAGCCTTATGGGTGCAGGCTCACCTCAGGGCAGAGCGCTCCGGCCTTGCGGGTGCCTGTGCAGCTTCTTATCATGCTTACACCATCTTTGTTTGTATATACTCGCGTCATCTTGTTCCTGCCTGTAGTGTGTATACATTTCTGTCAAGTCATCAGTCATCAGTGTTACTGCATGTTGACGAGGGATTTATAACATCATTGGAAATCTTTTTCTAGACAAGGGATTTTAGCTATAATGCGCAGTTAGATTATTCTTCAGTTTAATCTTCTCTGTCTTTCTTAGTATTCATTGAGCAAAAAAAATTCATCAGTTTTGTTCCTTCTTCAGAATTCATGCTTCAGTATGACCTTATTCTGTTCAGTTTTTTCTTCAGTATGCATTGGTCATTCCTCCCCTGGGTGTTCGTTTATAATTCTATCTGTAAATTTAACTACTCTTCGGTTCTTTTGATCATTCTTTTGTTGTTAGATAACTAATCTTTAGTGTTGCACCCCCTTCAGTTCTCATCTAAGTCACCATTTTCTCTTTTCTCTGCTGCATGTATACACATCATGTTCATGCTTACTctgaaaggagggagtagtttcgAAAGGGAATACTAGCTTTACATGTTCATTGGTTCAGTGATTATTATTTTTCAGGTTAGCCATCCGCTGTGTAATGCTTAGCTGTATGTAGCTCTAGCCGTAGACTATTTTTTTGGTCGGTTCATTAGAATATTTCATCAGTCTTCAGTCGTAGAATGCTCAGTTGCGATATACGAATGGTCTGGAACAAAGCTGGAAGCCATATGTTGCGGATGATGTTCAGATTCAGTTTTAATACATGATGAGCCCTTGTGTTCTGAAAAATATGTCAACTGACAAAACGGCTGTATATTCAGCACCCTTCAAAGTTCCGGATGTTTATGGAGTTTTAAGTTGAGTACCAAAGGTTTGGCTACACGATACACTGGCCTTAGGTTCATAACTTCCGCATGTATCCATACTCTGCTGCCTCATTTTCAACAATTGGGAGCCTTCTTCATATTCTCAGTAAATGAGTAAATTGCTAAAAACTAGCGGAGTTGGACAGAAAACTACCACTTTACATAACCCTAACACAAAACGATCTTTCTTGTGGTAATATGTCGCAAATACCTACCAATCCTCTGTAACACTAAGCTTCCTAATTTTAAAGGCCTCCCAATCAATTGAGGTCTCCAATTTCAATTGAATCACCCGATTTTAACTgggtcaacaatttctcaaaGCTCTTTCATTCAGTTTTTTTATATTATACACTGTGCTTTCTAATTTTTAATGCCTCACAATTAATTGAGGTCTTTAATTTAAATTGAGTCACTTAATTTTGACTGGGTCAACAATTGCTCAAGGagctctgtcggtgtcaaaaccggcggatatcgggtagggggtcccgaactgtgcgtctaaggtcgatggtaacaggagacaggggacaccatgtttacccaggttcgggccctctctatggagataataccctacttcctgcttattgatcttgatgaatatgagtattacaagagttgatctaccacgagatcgtgatggctagaatcctagaagtctagcatgtatgattatgattgcctctacggactaaaccctccggtttttatagacaccggaggggactagggttgtacaaaatCGGTTACAGAAAAATGAATCTTCATATttgacgccaagcttgccttccacgccaaggagagtcccatctggacacgggagagagccttctgtcttgtatcttcacagcccaacagtccggcccatgttacacagtccggacgcccgaaggccccttaatctaggactccctcagtagcccctgaaccaggcttcaatgacgaggtgtccggcgcgctgattgtcttcggcattgcaagacgGGTTCCTTTTCCGAACACTCCAAAATAGTCTTCGaacgcaacgaacgtgtccggctgcaacacaagtaccacacacaaccgtagagagtataatatttcacgagtctaatctgctgacaacttttgtagcgtgacatcacgtctctgcccggtcattatttcgaaccgttttcgtcctgccgttccacgtttcgagaagcggtttcattggcacgtcttgtcgaagcagagatcgtgtccccttattacgggatttctcattaatacgggcgtgggtaatccaaccgtgccgtctgcacagcccttgggaataggcgagttttgaggcgagtggggaggcgcttgatattcactgccttcaTAAGGATATAAGGATCCCCTCCtgtcacccacgccttctctctctctgccctcccattcttgagctccagcgcccaagtcctcatcttttccgcctcaagaaagcactcaatcatgtccggatctggagcgcaaggcaagtggataGCTTCCTCCGTCagggagaaggacatcaccaagctttgggaggccgggtacctggccaaagaaatcgcccaccggcttccggccaaggggcagatcgtccccaccctgaagcccaatgagagggtggtgttcatcccccacttcgtccgcgggttagggtttcctctccaccctttcgtccgcggactcatgttctattacgagccagatttccatgatctagccccaaactctttcctcaacatctcggcatttattgtcatgtgcgaggccttcctccgcattccaccccacttcggactgtggcttaagatcttcaacgtgaagccgaaggtggtggatggccaacacgcagagtgcgaaggtgccatggtgagcaagatgcccaacatcacatggcccaaaggtacctttgtggagactgtcaaagagtggcagaaactgtggttctatatcacagagccccgcgacgctacctgggccgcggctcccgaattcaagtccggagccccaatgcggctcacctcctggctagagaagggcctgaattggtcttcgtcggacgagATGATAGGGCTGCAAACGCGTATACAGAGCATGATGGACAAGAACATCAATctcgtcaatgtgatccaggtgatgctagttcgccggatccttccatgccagagccggacttgccatttatgggagttcaacccggccgagcaccagaccttgcaacggttcttcggaactacgcacgaagatatctggaaggtgctcttcaagggcaacgagacgccgccggagacgaccgaggaccgtgggcaTGCCCTGGCCCATCCCGCTAGTGCGGTAAGTCTTTCGCGTTTCAAGGTGCATCCTTTACTTGCTTGTTCAGGGAAGATACCTAAGCCTCACCATTTATTGTTTTCAGgactggacaaagaaggcggagcggattcggtgtccggctccgctgcccgaggagccagccatcccgcttctgacgaagatgctggtcccgacgCCTTACCAGGCGCcaaagaagaaggccaagggggccagaagtggccttcgccgcaagggtgcttcggacatgacgtccgaagacaacgagactcactcctccaccgccgaagacgacgacgaggaggaggaagaaagcaactcccccctgaggggggaaggaagaagagggcggcctccacaaatctggaggcagaggcgtccaaaagggggaaaggctccctcgcggataactctgcgtgggacgttgacagcagccCAGAGCCGCATCGCCGAgacaagcccctggccgaatcgtgagTACTGAAAAACCCGAACACATCCATATATCCGGCCTCTCTACTTCATAGTCTTAACATGTTGAATTATGAACTTGCAGTTTGGCTCGGTCCAACCTCGAGCGATCCTCATcctcggggaattcgctggactCGAAGGCGATGGACAGCGGGTCCCATCCGAAGGCCTCCTCTCCCAAggccatggatgacaccgaggtgttgtcccgaaggatccCCGGCCAGGGAGAGACTCAGGAGGACGCCAGGGCGGCACCGGAGGGTaaaacctcggccgccggacacatgggggagcaaatccccatggagactggtgatgggggccatattcaattcggcccccagccgaatacggtCCCGGAGACTTATATGGCTCCGGGGTCCGgcgagcagcctccttcgaaagaaggaggtgtgcctactcctccggtgacctctgtccaaccagaggcaccgaaTGCTCTTTTGGAAGCGCTGCAAagtgcttccattgtggaggaacaccgtaccctcatgggtacggtgattgagaagattcagtccg
This sequence is a window from Aegilops tauschii subsp. strangulata cultivar AL8/78 chromosome 7, Aet v6.0, whole genome shotgun sequence. Protein-coding genes within it:
- the LOC109758869 gene encoding dolichyl-diphosphooligosaccharide--protein glycosyltransferase 48 kDa subunit; its protein translation is MAAPRVLLLLAAAALLAVSSVGDASGEGPRGRKLLVLVDDLAVRSSHSAFFGSLQARGLDLEFRLADDPKLSLHRYGQYLYDGLVLFAPSTPRFGGSVDQNAVLEFIDAGHDMILAADHSASDLIRGIATECGVDFDEDPEAMVIDHINYASSEVEGDHTLIAGDDLIQSDVILGSKKIEAPVLFRGIGHAANPSNSLVLKVLSASPSAYSANPEAKLASVPSLTGSAISLVSVMQARNNARVLISGSLDLFSNRFLKSGVQKAGSKMSHDKAGNEQFVTETSKWVFHERGHLKAVNVKHHKVGETNEPSMYRINDDLEYSVEIYEWSGTSWKPYVADDVQIQFFMMSPYVLKNMSTDKTAVYSASFKVPDVYGVFQFKVEYQRLGYTGLSLAKQIPVRPYRHDEYERFITSAFPYYAASFSTMGAFFIFSVAYLYHK